The following proteins are encoded in a genomic region of Terriglobales bacterium:
- a CDS encoding amidohydrolase family protein has protein sequence MKKLLAVSWALLTLTGNLLGQKNPTDTQKQGHWVYVLCGRLIDGKSDTVQTMALLQIEGDKIARILDTRAGLPNTANSPLIRLENRTCLPGLIDTHTHVLLQGDITAEDYDKQLLKESTPYRTILATRNVRKALEYGFTGLRDLETEGAGYADVDIRNAINAGVVPGPRMQVATRALDVTGAYPLLGYSWELKMPGGVQFCDGPEECRKAVREQIAHGADWIKVYSDRSYRLLPNGVLDDVPTFTVEELRAIVDEAHRQRRYVASHAIGIHGVENSIEAGVDTIEHGDYITDPQLAAMKQKGVWFVPTLYVGEYVAEGRAAAGAKVWVEMVKISQDTFRRALKAGVKIAYGTDAGGFPWDINLAVQFKRMVELGMTPAQAIRSATLDAAELMHWQEQVGSIEVGKMADIIAVPGDPLKDVSALEHVDFVMKGGVVQRKP, from the coding sequence ATGAAGAAGCTATTGGCAGTCTCGTGGGCACTTCTGACACTCACCGGTAACCTTCTTGGCCAGAAGAATCCGACCGACACGCAGAAGCAAGGCCACTGGGTCTATGTGCTGTGTGGAAGACTCATCGACGGCAAGAGCGACACCGTGCAAACGATGGCTCTGCTGCAGATCGAGGGAGACAAGATCGCGAGAATCCTCGACACGAGGGCAGGTCTCCCCAATACGGCAAACAGTCCGCTGATCCGCTTGGAGAACCGGACCTGCCTGCCCGGATTGATCGACACCCACACCCACGTGCTGCTGCAGGGCGACATCACGGCCGAGGATTACGACAAGCAACTGCTGAAGGAGTCCACGCCCTACCGCACCATCCTGGCGACAAGGAACGTGCGCAAGGCGCTGGAGTACGGCTTCACCGGCCTGCGCGACCTGGAGACGGAGGGCGCGGGCTACGCCGACGTGGACATCCGCAACGCGATCAACGCGGGCGTGGTCCCGGGGCCGCGCATGCAGGTGGCGACGCGCGCCCTGGACGTCACCGGCGCCTATCCCCTGCTGGGTTACTCGTGGGAGCTGAAGATGCCGGGCGGCGTGCAATTCTGCGACGGGCCGGAGGAGTGCCGCAAGGCAGTGCGTGAGCAGATCGCGCACGGCGCCGACTGGATCAAGGTCTATTCCGACCGCAGCTATCGCCTGCTGCCCAACGGCGTGCTCGACGACGTCCCCACCTTCACGGTGGAGGAGCTGCGGGCGATCGTGGACGAAGCGCACCGGCAACGGAGGTATGTGGCGTCGCACGCCATCGGGATCCACGGCGTCGAGAACTCGATCGAAGCGGGCGTGGACACCATCGAACACGGCGACTACATCACCGACCCGCAGCTGGCGGCGATGAAGCAGAAGGGCGTGTGGTTCGTGCCAACGCTGTACGTGGGCGAGTACGTGGCCGAGGGCCGGGCCGCCGCCGGCGCCAAGGTCTGGGTGGAGATGGTGAAGATCTCGCAGGACACCTTCCGGCGGGCGCTGAAAGCCGGGGTCAAGATCGCCTACGGGACCGACGCGGGCGGCTTTCCCTGGGACATCAACCTGGCGGTGCAGTTCAAGCGCATGGTGGAGCTGGGGATGACGCCGGCACAGGCCATCCGCTCCGCCACCCTGGACGCGGCGGAACTCATGCACTGGCAGGAGCAGGTGGGCTCCATCGAAGTCGGAAAGATGGCCGATATCATCGCCGTGCCGGGCGATCCGCTGAAGGACGTGAGCGCGCTCGAGCACGTGGATTTCGTGATGAAGGGCGGGGTGGTCCAGCGCAAGCCCTGA